From a region of the Campylobacter sp. genome:
- a CDS encoding stomatin-like protein: protein MEGFVTTVIVFCVLIAAILKMGVKIVSQSEILIIERLGRFHKVLDGGFHIIVPFFDAVRAKMSVREQLVDISKQQVITKDNVNISVDGIVFLKVIDGKMALYNVEDYRRAISNLAMTTLRSAIGEMSLDSTLSSRDQLNSKLQIALGDAADNWGVKIMRVEISEISVPHGIEEAMNMQMKAEREKRAIELKAEAEKAALIRNAEALKQEKVLEAEAIERMADAKKYEQIALAQGQKDAMDSINLAMSASSFAAEYLLAQGRVNAFSELSKNPSKDKILIPYETSELIGSLSVLKEFLSKNGAKDAK, encoded by the coding sequence ATGGAAGGGTTCGTAACTACGGTAATAGTATTTTGCGTCCTCATCGCGGCAATTCTAAAGATGGGGGTCAAGATCGTCTCACAATCGGAAATTTTAATCATCGAGCGGCTGGGTCGCTTTCATAAGGTGCTTGACGGCGGCTTTCACATCATCGTGCCGTTTTTTGACGCGGTGCGCGCTAAGATGAGCGTGCGCGAGCAGCTGGTGGACATCAGCAAGCAGCAAGTCATCACCAAAGATAACGTCAACATAAGCGTCGATGGTATCGTATTCTTAAAAGTCATCGACGGCAAGATGGCGCTTTACAATGTCGAGGATTATCGCCGCGCGATTTCAAATTTAGCGATGACGACGCTACGTAGCGCGATCGGCGAGATGAGCCTAGATAGCACGCTTAGCTCGCGCGATCAGCTAAATTCCAAACTGCAAATTGCTCTGGGCGACGCTGCGGACAACTGGGGCGTAAAGATCATGCGCGTGGAGATTTCCGAAATTTCGGTACCGCACGGCATCGAAGAGGCGATGAATATGCAGATGAAGGCAGAGCGCGAAAAGCGCGCGATCGAGCTTAAAGCCGAGGCGGAAAAAGCAGCCCTCATCCGAAACGCCGAGGCGCTAAAGCAGGAGAAGGTGCTTGAAGCCGAGGCGATCGAGCGTATGGCGGATGCTAAAAAATATGAGCAGATCGCGCTCGCGCAAGGTCAAAAAGACGCAATGGACAGTATAAATTTAGCGATGAGTGCTTCCAGCTTTGCGGCGGAATACCTGCTCGCGCAGGGTCGCGTAAACGCCTTTAGCGAGCTGTCTAAAAACCCTAGCAAGGATAAAATTTTGATCCCTTACGAAACGAGTGAGCTTATCGGCTCTCTTAGCGTGCTTAAAGAATTCCTCAGTAAAAACGGCGCGAAGGATGCTAAATGA
- a CDS encoding nucleotidyltransferase domain-containing protein: protein MSAKTAPKKAINSKDEILKFLSSQKKRLFAVGVTELGLFGSYAKGSADAFSDIDIAIETDGAKMVENLGNPFSALVFLDDFKKKLSCKFNVNVDLCDTTSLSREEKMKLLQGAIYV, encoded by the coding sequence GTGAGCGCTAAAACCGCACCAAAAAAAGCGATCAACAGCAAAGATGAAATTTTAAAATTTTTATCGTCGCAAAAAAAGAGGCTTTTTGCAGTTGGCGTTACCGAGCTAGGGCTTTTCGGCAGCTATGCCAAGGGTAGCGCCGACGCGTTTTCAGACATCGATATCGCGATCGAAACCGATGGGGCAAAAATGGTAGAAAATTTAGGAAACCCATTTTCGGCGTTGGTTTTTTTAGACGATTTTAAAAAAAAGCTATCCTGCAAATTTAATGTTAATGTCGATCTGTGCGATACTACCTCTTTAAGTCGCGAAGAAAAAATGAAGCTGCTGCAAGGAGCGATTTATGTTTGA
- a CDS encoding dehypoxanthine futalosine cyclase, with the protein MKRLSIDEALNLIEHADLNELGRAAFARKRELHPDRVTTFIIDRNINYTNACMVDCKFCAFYRHASDADAYVLSFEQISEKIEELIAVGGTQILFQGGVHPKLKIEWYEDLVEFIRKNYPSVTIHGFSAIEIDYIARLSGISTLEVLRRLQAKGLYSMPGAGAEILSDRVRDLVAPRKSDSATWLRVHEEAHGIGMKTTATMMFGTLESTREIVEHWDKIRELQDRTGGFRAFILWSFQGQNTRLLREHPEIKKQSPNRYLRLLAVSRLFLDNFKNIQSSWVTQGSYIGQLALKFGANDLGSTMMEENVVKAAGASFRMSKDEMIALIRDVGEIPAKRNTNYDILETYA; encoded by the coding sequence TTGAAAAGACTAAGTATAGATGAAGCCCTAAATTTAATTGAGCATGCCGATCTAAACGAGCTTGGGCGCGCGGCGTTTGCGCGCAAGCGCGAGTTGCACCCGGACCGCGTCACGACCTTCATCATCGATCGAAACATAAACTACACCAACGCCTGTATGGTGGATTGCAAATTTTGCGCATTTTACCGCCACGCAAGCGACGCGGATGCCTATGTGCTTAGCTTTGAGCAGATTAGCGAAAAGATCGAGGAGCTAATCGCCGTGGGCGGCACGCAAATTTTATTTCAAGGCGGCGTCCATCCGAAGCTGAAAATCGAATGGTACGAGGATCTGGTGGAGTTCATCCGCAAAAATTACCCGAGCGTCACGATCCACGGCTTCTCGGCGATCGAGATCGATTATATCGCGCGCCTTAGCGGCATCAGCACGCTCGAAGTACTTCGCAGGCTGCAAGCTAAGGGGCTTTACTCGATGCCGGGAGCCGGAGCCGAAATTTTAAGCGACCGCGTGCGAGACCTCGTAGCGCCGCGCAAAAGCGACAGCGCCACGTGGCTTAGAGTGCACGAGGAGGCACACGGCATCGGTATGAAAACGACCGCCACGATGATGTTCGGCACGCTGGAAAGCACGCGCGAGATCGTAGAGCACTGGGATAAGATCCGCGAGCTGCAAGACCGCACGGGCGGCTTTCGAGCGTTCATTTTATGGAGCTTTCAGGGGCAGAACACCCGCCTTTTGCGTGAGCATCCCGAAATCAAAAAGCAAAGCCCGAACCGCTACCTGCGCCTGCTCGCCGTCTCGCGGCTATTTCTGGATAATTTCAAAAACATCCAAAGCAGCTGGGTCACGCAGGGTAGCTACATCGGACAGTTGGCGCTGAAATTCGGCGCGAACGATCTTGGAAGCACGATGATGGAGGAAAACGTCGTAAAGGCCGCGGGCGCGAGCTTTCGGATGAGCAAGGACGAGATGATAGCGCTGATCCGCGACGTAGGCGAAATACCCGCCAAGCGCAACACCAACTACGATATTTTGGAGACTTACGCTTAG
- a CDS encoding MFS transporter: MIRYIVLLRHSRNYRLLFSAGFICMFGLWFSVVGVATLLIELGAPVWAITAVGVVSFVPNVFLAPINGIIVDKFQPKPLMTAMFITEMISIFMLIFIDSLDYLWLLLLIVVVRSVAGTLFFQTESSTLPKFLSRSYLKLANEMTGIIWTITYTFGMASAGVFIHYFGVRAAFILDFCLYVFAFFILLRLNFKDLARNAREPVFKMLKEGFSYLRSHPLVVHLIVLHAFVAVTTYDNLIALLAKYRYKEILSASLVIGLMNMSRSAAAFFGQIWLSKIVNKHTFFWLLLGQFAGIALWAVLEFNYWLSFAGMIAAGFFITTVWSYSFTQLQSHVDREFFGRVIAYNDMAYFIVATLVSAAIGFFFELGFSLSQITFGMGFMFAIAAFYYKFLIYEKI, encoded by the coding sequence ATGATCAGATACATCGTGCTGCTTCGACATTCACGCAACTACCGCCTGCTCTTTTCGGCAGGTTTTATATGTATGTTCGGCTTGTGGTTTTCTGTGGTTGGGGTCGCTACGCTGCTGATTGAGCTTGGCGCGCCGGTATGGGCGATTACGGCGGTGGGCGTCGTTTCGTTCGTGCCGAACGTTTTTTTAGCCCCCATTAACGGCATCATCGTGGATAAATTTCAACCAAAGCCGCTGATGACGGCGATGTTCATAACCGAAATGATCAGTATTTTCATGCTGATTTTTATCGATAGTTTGGATTATCTGTGGCTGCTGCTTCTGATCGTGGTCGTGCGCAGCGTCGCGGGCACGCTGTTTTTTCAGACCGAATCCTCCACGCTGCCGAAATTTCTAAGCCGCTCCTATCTCAAGCTTGCTAACGAGATGACGGGCATTATCTGGACGATCACATATACCTTCGGAATGGCGAGCGCGGGCGTTTTTATCCACTATTTCGGCGTGCGAGCGGCTTTTATTTTGGATTTTTGCTTATATGTTTTTGCATTTTTCATCCTGCTACGGCTAAATTTTAAAGACCTCGCAAGAAACGCGCGTGAGCCGGTGTTTAAGATGCTAAAGGAGGGCTTTTCTTACCTGCGCTCGCATCCTTTGGTGGTGCATCTCATCGTCCTTCACGCCTTCGTCGCCGTCACCACCTACGACAATCTAATCGCGCTTCTTGCGAAATACCGCTACAAAGAAATTTTAAGCGCCTCGCTAGTCATCGGGCTTATGAATATGTCGCGCTCGGCGGCTGCATTTTTCGGGCAGATATGGCTAAGCAAGATCGTGAATAAACACACCTTTTTTTGGCTATTGCTGGGGCAGTTTGCGGGCATCGCGCTGTGGGCGGTGCTGGAGTTTAACTACTGGCTTTCGTTTGCGGGCATGATCGCGGCGGGATTTTTCATCACGACGGTGTGGTCGTATTCTTTTACGCAGCTGCAAAGCCACGTCGATAGGGAGTTTTTCGGGCGCGTCATCGCTTACAACGACATGGCGTATTTCATCGTCGCGACGCTCGTGTCGGCTGCGATCGGATTTTTTTTCGAGCTTGGATTTTCGCTTTCGCAAATCACCTTCGGCATGGGCTTTATGTTCGCAATCGCGGCGTTTTATTATAAATTTTTGATCTACGAAAAAATTTAA
- a CDS encoding MFS transporter: MFESMRAARSLSPLFLGIFFMFIGDALVIASAGIMLKESGHSELEIGAISAFFFLGAIFSGFFVPSIIGALSYVRAYAVFTALFGIAAMLHDLGSNLVYWAILRFILGFCYYALLMIIESWINSKITNSIRSRVLAIYEAVFYGAFAIGVIILALNFGTMKVFVLSAFFIILALLPVNLIRFNPPRVPARMRISMPQISIVPPLAFATVVCAGILINGFFSMASVFVLSAGLGVGSVGAFMGSAMVGGFLSQLVCGVISDKFGRKRAIMIVCAVGLASCAALFFAKSFILTCALALLLGFGAFPLYSLAIARANDSITGEGASRVQISAAMLFIYSSASLCSPLIIGAMMKFLGANGFIWVFFAAMSFLFIFAIFRPEIAPKR, from the coding sequence TTGTTTGAATCTATGCGCGCGGCACGCTCGCTAAGCCCCCTATTTCTGGGGATTTTCTTTATGTTTATCGGCGACGCGCTAGTCATCGCAAGCGCGGGCATCATGCTAAAAGAATCCGGCCACAGCGAGCTTGAGATCGGAGCGATTTCTGCATTTTTCTTTTTAGGTGCGATCTTTAGCGGCTTTTTCGTGCCTTCGATAATCGGCGCGCTCTCGTACGTGCGGGCATACGCGGTCTTTACGGCGCTTTTCGGAATTGCTGCAATGCTGCACGATCTAGGCTCAAACCTCGTGTATTGGGCGATTTTGCGCTTTATTTTGGGCTTTTGCTACTACGCGCTTTTGATGATAATCGAAAGCTGGATAAACTCAAAGATCACAAACTCCATCCGCTCCCGCGTGCTGGCGATCTACGAAGCGGTTTTTTACGGCGCGTTTGCGATAGGAGTTATAATTTTAGCGCTAAATTTCGGAACGATGAAGGTCTTCGTGCTAAGCGCATTTTTCATCATCCTAGCGCTGCTGCCGGTAAATTTAATTCGCTTCAACCCTCCCAGAGTTCCCGCTCGCATGCGCATCTCGATGCCGCAAATTTCGATCGTGCCGCCTCTTGCGTTTGCGACGGTGGTTTGCGCGGGCATTTTGATTAACGGCTTTTTTTCGATGGCGAGCGTTTTCGTGCTAAGCGCGGGGCTTGGAGTGGGCTCGGTGGGCGCATTTATGGGATCGGCGATGGTCGGAGGCTTCCTATCGCAGCTCGTCTGCGGCGTAATCTCAGATAAATTCGGCCGCAAACGCGCCATAATGATAGTTTGCGCCGTAGGTCTTGCTTCCTGCGCGGCGCTATTTTTTGCTAAAAGCTTCATCCTAACGTGCGCACTTGCGTTACTGCTGGGATTTGGCGCCTTTCCTTTGTATTCGCTCGCCATCGCGCGCGCAAACGACTCCATCACCGGCGAGGGCGCCTCGCGCGTGCAAATTTCAGCGGCGATGCTCTTTATCTATTCAAGCGCGTCGCTCTGCTCCCCTTTGATCATCGGCGCGATGATGAAATTCTTAGGCGCAAACGGCTTTATCTGGGTGTTTTTCGCGGCGATGAGCTTTTTATTTATATTTGCTATCTTCCGCCCCGAGATCGCGCCGAAAAGATAG
- a CDS encoding NfeD family protein, whose product MNALIFIIIGVILAIVELLVMDFTFIFFSAGFFITGLLSFGFHLDWDVQILLSFVLSFVLLIAFKRPLKSRFFKPEEKHKDNFLDESGTGTVKNGMVYFKGTFWKSDEISDLNEGDRVEILGVKNGQIVIKKDSSRNSSGADGVNLNNGDANLSGADSTSADDKNSNAAASKSAQSSDAKQEAPEDPKEAQSER is encoded by the coding sequence ATGAACGCGCTGATTTTTATCATAATCGGCGTTATTTTGGCGATCGTCGAGCTTTTGGTGATGGATTTTACCTTTATATTTTTCAGCGCCGGATTTTTCATCACGGGGCTTTTGAGCTTCGGTTTTCATCTTGATTGGGACGTACAAATTCTGCTTTCGTTCGTGCTTTCTTTCGTGCTTCTGATCGCATTTAAAAGGCCGCTAAAATCGCGCTTTTTCAAGCCCGAAGAGAAGCATAAGGATAATTTTTTAGACGAAAGCGGCACCGGCACCGTCAAAAACGGCATGGTCTATTTCAAAGGCACGTTTTGGAAAAGCGATGAAATTTCGGATCTTAACGAGGGCGACCGAGTAGAAATTTTAGGCGTAAAAAACGGCCAGATCGTGATTAAAAAAGATAGCAGTCGAAATTCTAGCGGCGCAGACGGCGTAAATTTAAATAACGGTGACGCAAATTTAAGCGGCGCGGACAGCACGAGTGCCGACGATAAAAATTCTAACGCCGCCGCAAGCAAAAGCGCGCAAAGCTCTGACGCTAAACAAGAAGCGCCCGAAGATCCGAAAGAGGCGCAGAGTGAGCGCTAA
- a CDS encoding HepT-like ribonuclease domain-containing protein — MFERSSVERLKKISDKISSILKKCEGGVAQALADEDVLQPAIMMQFINIHALLKGLQESNDLQALAIFSKDEIRAINATRNIASHEYERLNFELIEIAIKDYLPTLNQKITSALKPYRKGKSEG; from the coding sequence ATGTTTGAAAGATCAAGCGTCGAGCGATTAAAAAAGATATCTGATAAAATTTCATCCATCCTAAAAAAATGCGAGGGCGGCGTAGCGCAGGCTCTTGCCGATGAGGACGTTTTGCAACCCGCGATAATGATGCAATTCATCAATATCCACGCCCTGCTAAAAGGGCTGCAAGAAAGCAACGATTTGCAGGCTTTGGCGATCTTTAGCAAAGATGAAATAAGAGCTATCAACGCCACTAGAAATATCGCTTCGCACGAATACGAACGGCTAAATTTTGAGCTGATAGAGATAGCTATCAAGGACTATCTGCCAACGCTAAATCAAAAAATCACCAGCGCACTAAAACCGTATCGCAAAGGCAAATCGGAAGGATAA
- a CDS encoding ABC transporter ATP-binding protein: MNGFKTLLSRFKPYFRDYKPQFALAILGMVMTSVATAASAKLVEPVLNKIFVEKNEPYLYTLPIAIIVVFAMKSGGAFMQNYFTAFIGQDTVRRFRDRLVASLVRLDVDFFNRFRTGELISRTINDIERIRVVVSNMIPDFFTQIITILGLLGVVIYQSPKLSFFALVVFPCAIYPLSRLAKRMKKISRESQEKTSDISSALSQIYSNIEIVKASNAESFEVEKFNAENKKFFGLNLKAVVTTCLVSPIMEMLGAVGIAVVIIVGGQEVIAGQMSIGSFFSFLTALFMVYTPIKKVSSLYNNMQDAIAASERTFELIDLEPTIVGGGKQMGEIGSVSFCDVSLNYGDKAALKDISFSVKKGEILALVGNSGGGKSSVVNLLMRFYDASSGKILFNGNDEIGEFSIPSLRENIGLVSQRVYIFNDTIAQNVSYGAEFNEQRVIEALKLANAYEFVSSMKDGIYTVLSEFGANLSGGQRQRIAIARALYKDPQILIFDEATSALDNASEKEISNVIEKIKQSKIVFVIAHRLSTIERADNIAVMKNGRILAIGTDAKLTGECEEYRSLKGIMQNG, encoded by the coding sequence TTGAACGGCTTTAAAACTTTACTATCGCGCTTTAAGCCCTATTTTAGGGATTATAAGCCGCAGTTTGCATTGGCGATTTTGGGTATGGTGATGACGAGCGTGGCGACTGCTGCGAGCGCGAAGCTGGTCGAGCCCGTTTTAAATAAAATTTTCGTCGAAAAAAACGAGCCGTATCTCTACACGCTTCCGATCGCGATCATCGTGGTTTTTGCGATGAAAAGCGGCGGCGCATTTATGCAAAACTACTTCACCGCCTTCATCGGTCAAGACACGGTGCGCCGCTTCCGCGATAGGCTCGTCGCGAGCCTCGTGCGGCTGGACGTGGATTTTTTCAACCGCTTCCGCACGGGCGAGCTCATCAGCCGCACGATCAACGACATCGAGCGTATCCGCGTCGTGGTTTCAAACATGATCCCCGATTTTTTCACGCAGATCATTACGATTTTGGGGCTTTTGGGCGTCGTGATCTATCAGAGTCCAAAGCTCTCGTTTTTCGCGCTCGTGGTCTTTCCGTGCGCGATATATCCGCTCTCGCGCCTTGCAAAGCGGATGAAAAAAATTTCGCGTGAGTCTCAAGAGAAAACCTCCGATATCTCCTCGGCGCTCAGTCAAATTTACTCCAACATCGAAATCGTCAAGGCAAGTAACGCCGAGAGCTTTGAAGTGGAGAAATTTAACGCCGAAAACAAGAAATTTTTCGGTCTAAATTTAAAGGCGGTCGTAACGACGTGCCTGGTAAGCCCGATCATGGAGATGCTAGGCGCAGTGGGCATCGCCGTAGTGATCATCGTCGGAGGGCAGGAGGTCATCGCGGGCCAGATGAGCATCGGCAGCTTTTTCAGCTTCCTTACGGCGCTTTTTATGGTCTATACGCCGATAAAAAAGGTCTCATCGCTCTACAACAACATGCAAGACGCCATCGCAGCGAGCGAGCGGACGTTTGAACTCATAGACTTGGAGCCTACGATCGTCGGAGGCGGCAAGCAGATGGGCGAGATCGGCTCGGTGAGCTTTTGCGACGTGTCGTTAAATTACGGCGACAAGGCGGCGCTGAAAGATATAAGCTTCAGTGTCAAAAAGGGTGAAATTTTAGCGCTCGTCGGAAACAGCGGCGGCGGCAAAAGCTCGGTCGTGAACCTGCTGATGCGCTTTTACGACGCAAGCAGCGGCAAAATTTTATTCAACGGCAACGACGAGATCGGCGAGTTTAGCATCCCTAGCCTGCGCGAAAACATCGGCCTCGTAAGCCAGCGCGTATATATTTTCAACGATACGATCGCGCAAAACGTAAGCTACGGCGCGGAATTTAACGAGCAGCGCGTCATAGAAGCGCTCAAACTAGCCAACGCCTATGAGTTCGTAAGCTCGATGAAGGATGGAATTTACACCGTGCTTAGCGAGTTCGGCGCAAATCTTAGCGGCGGACAGCGCCAGCGTATCGCCATCGCGCGCGCGCTGTATAAGGACCCGCAAATTTTAATATTCGACGAGGCGACTTCGGCGCTGGATAACGCGAGCGAAAAGGAGATCTCAAACGTCATCGAAAAGATCAAACAAAGCAAAATCGTCTTTGTAATCGCCCACCGCCTATCCACGATCGAGCGCGCCGATAATATCGCCGTGATGAAAAACGGCCGCATCCTCGCTATCGGCACCGACGCAAAGCTGACGGGAGAGTGCGAGGAGTATCGCAGCCTAAAGGGGATCATGCAAAACGGCTAG